GGAGGGCCACGTCGCCGCCGAGGTGCTCGTCGACGAACCGGACGCGGCCATCGACGAGTTCGACGCCCGCATTCGTACAGAGCTGTTTCACACCGTCTGTGAGCCGTGCGACGACGCCTGCCTGCCACTCCAGCAGTTCGTCCCAGTCGATGTAGGGGTCGGCGTAGATCCCCATCGACTCTCGGTGGCCGGCGTCGTGGACGATGTCCGCCGCCGAGAGCAGCGCCTTCGACGGGATACAGCCGTAGTTTAGACAGACCCCGCCGAACGCGTCGGCGTCGGCGAGTGTGACGTCCAGACCCAATTGTCCGGCTCGAATCGCGGCGGCGTAGCCGCCGGGGCCAGCACCGATAATTAGGACATCCGTCTCTGTAGGAGGTGACGACATTGCCACCGGATGGCCACCGCCTGTGATAATAGTTCTTGCGTTCCGCTAGGCCCGTCGGTGTCCACGACCCGCTCCGTGGGTCGAGCGAACCTGGAGTCGTCGGGCCGACGGCGCTCATCTGATGGTGTACCCGCCGTCGACGACAAGCGTGGTTCCGGTGACGAACGACATCAGGTTGGAGGAGAGTGCAATAACGGCCCGCCCGATGTCCGACGGATCCCCCATCTGTCGGAGCGGGATATCACCCTTGTCGACCGACTGGTGTCTGTCGCTGGTGTTGAGTCCGCTCATCGTATCCGTCTCGATCGGCCCGGGACAGATGGCGTTGACCCTGACGTCCCGTGGTCCGTACTCCTCAGCGACGTGTTTCGTGAGGCCGATGACGCCCCATTTCGAGGTGGTGTAGTGCGCCCCAGCAAGCACGCTGATTCGCTTGCCGGCTATCGAGGAGACGTTGATGATGGACCCGCCCCCCGAGCCAGCGATAAGGGGGGCACCGATCGAACAGCAGTGGTGGACCCCGTCGAGGTTGACCGACAGTACCCGACGCCACCCCTCGTGGGATATCTCGTCATACTCCGCTGGATCGATAATGGCCGCGTTGTTTACGAGGACATCGAGGCCGCCGAACCGGTCTTCGATTTCGTCAAATAGCACCTCGACTTCTTCGGGATCGGAGACGTCCGCTTCAAGTCCCACCACGTCACCCCTCACGTCGGTCAGTTCGGCGGCAGTCTCCTCGAGACGGGCTTGCTGGATGTCGTTGATGACGACGGTACACCCGTACGAAGCGAGCGTCTCCGCGATGCCGCGGCCGATCCCCTGGGCGCCGCCGGTCACTAGTGCTGTCTGCCTGTCGAACTCGCTTTTGTTCACACTCATCTATCGATTGCAACAGGCTCGCCGCAATAAACACTCGGTTCGGGCTAACTCTTACGACGGGCGTGCTCTGAAACCCGCGCCGGTTCGTTTCCCGGTATCGACGGCGACATAACCGTCGCCTTGACGCCAGCGTCAGTCCCCGTCAGCGTCGACGGATGGGACATCGTACTCGGCGGTGATGCGATTCGCCGCCGCTTCGAGACGGTCGAGGTAGTCGGAGATGTCCGCGCCCAGTATCGGGTTACCGTGGATGGGGGCAACCGCTGACACCTCGTACCGGTCGAAGATATTGTCGAGCGCCTGGCGGAGTTTGGTGGGGTCGACGTACCGAAGCCAGACGAGGTTCTCGGCGTGGTACCGGTAGACGGACTCCACCGGGATGCCGTCGTCGAACTCCGGCGAAAGGAGGTCACACTCGTCGTCGTGGTAGTTCCCGAAGCCGTCGGCGGTGAACAATACCTTCGACTCGTCGTCGTGGATCCACGTTGTGTGCGAGCGGTCGGCGAGCGGCGGATCGATGAACGAGAATGTCCGCCCGAGGACATTGAGCTCCTCGCCGATGACGCAGCGCCGGGCGTTGGAGAGACCCTGGATGGCCGGCGATCCCGAGGACGCGACCAGTTCGACATCGTCCCACTCTGCTCGGAACGTCGAGACGTTCGCGGAGTGGGGATAGTCGGAGTGTGATAAGAGTATCGCGTCGAGACCCGCGCCGCCGGTCGTCGTCTCGATGGCCGACCGAAGTTGCGCCTCGTGGTGGAATGACCCCGAGTCAACGAGGACGTACGAGCCGTCGTGTTCGATGAGGTAGACTGAGACATGTTCGTGATGGCCCTTGACCGGGTGACAGACTGACAGCCATTCGACCGTTGAGGTGAGTCGTCGTACCACCCTTATCCCCCCAGCGCCCCGACTCGGTCTCGCCGTTCGATCTCCGCAACGACATCGGTCATCAGTTCCAGGTATTCCGTTGTGCGTTCCCTGATGACGAGTCCGTGCGTCGGGAGGACCAGTTCTGGGTCGTACGTTTCGACGACCTGTCGAATCTCGCGCTGGACCTTCTCGACGTTGACGTACTGGTGCCAGAACAGGACGCGACCGTGGAACTCCACCAGCTGGTCAAGGGTGAGGTCGTAGTCGAGTTCGTCGACGCAGGTCAGTCGGTCCGCATCGTGGTGGGGGAAGCCCATCCAGTCGACAGGGAGCAGCATCTCGTGGGTCCGCTCGGTCATCCACAACGAGATGGGCGCGTCGAGGAACGTCGCTTCGTGGAACGCGACCGTGAACCTCCCGAGGTCGATCTCGTCGCCCTCGCCGATGTGCATCGCCTCGTCGAGGTGGTAGAGGTCGTGAGCGTTCCCATACCTCGGTGCGACGAGCGTGATGTCGTCGTACTCGTCGAGAATGGCCGACGCGTTCCCAGCGTGTGGGACGTCCGGGTGCGAGACGACAAGGTAGTCGAGGGATCCACCGTCCAGTGCGTCGTCGAGGTCTGCGAGTATCTGCTCGCGGCTAGCCGGCGAGAGCGTGTCGAACAGCAACGACCGCTCGCCGTCGAACAGGTACGAACACTGCGGGATGCGCACCGCCGACCCTGGTTCGTACCAGTCCGGAGCACTCCGGCCGTCGGTGACCATCTCGAGTCGGTCCGGCCCGGGTTCGTAGAACCAGTGGAGTCCGGGGAGTACCTCCCGGCCCATCAGCCGGTCCTCCGTGACCGTCGCGATCGACGGGTCGGTGACGGGCGCTGCCTCGGTGTCGCTGTCGGTCGCCAGGCGCGGCGGGCGGGCCGCCCGCCTGCATGACGGTCGCGTAGTGGACGAATCATCAGTGATCTCCCAGCGTCGTGACGTGGGGATACGCCTTACGAGACCCCACCACACAATAAATGTACGTGAAGTACGGCCTCCGCTGGGAGTGGACGACGCAGCGGACGGGAGTGATCCCCAGCGTGGCGGTCAGCGGTTCGTCCGGGTTCCTCAGGAGTCGACCGCCCCAGGGTCGTCCGGAACGAGTGCCGCGTGGACGAGGTCCGGGTTGTGTGCCTCACCCGGTAATTGGCGCTTGATAGCCGTCTCGGCGTCCGCGACGGAGAGGACATGAGAGTTGATTCGCCCGATGGACTCCGCATTCCGTTCGAGGATGCCCATGGCTCGCTCGACATCGAGCGCCTGCCCGCGACCGCCGAGCAGCGAAATCTCGTCGACGACGACTCGGTCCAGGTCGACCGACACCGGTTCGCCTGACATTCCGACGAGGACAACAGTGCCCCGCTCGCGGACGACATCGATACCGAGCTGGATCGCGGGCGAGGACGGGGCAGCCACGACCACCACGTCGAACCCATCGACGATATCACGCGCCCGGTCGACCGCGTCGTCCCGGTCGGCGAAGACGGTATGCGTCGCGCCGATGGACTCTGCGAGTGAGAGCTTTGTCGCGTCGGCCTCCAACCCGAACGCCGAGATGGGCCTCGCCCCGACCTCTGAGGCGACGACGGTCGACGCCAACCCCTGTGCACCGGGACCAACGACGGCGACGCTGTCGCCGGCGGTGACCTGGCCCTTCCGGAGTACCCAGCGGACGCCGTTCCCGACGACGGTGCCGAGACAGGCCGCGCGAGGTGGCACGTCGCCGGCGTCGTGGACGCGTGAGTTCGGGTCGAGGAACATGTACTCGCCGTAGCCACCCCACAGGTGCGGAGCCTTGTCGGCGGGGATCGTCACACCGTACGCCCGATCCTCATCACACATGTGGTAGTTCCCGCTCAGGCAATTCTGACAGTCTCGACAGGGTACGTACGGTTCGGGGACCACCCGGTCACCGACGGCGACTCCCCACCGATCGAGCGTCTCCGCGTCGCCGGCGACAACGCGACCGACGACCTCGTGGCCGAGGACGACTGGGGCGGTCCCCATCGCGGACTTCCCGGCATAGAGGCCGACATCGGTACCACAGACGGACGTCATCTCGACCTCGAGCAGCGCACCCTCCGTGACCGGCTCGGGGAGTTCGAACGTCCGTGGTTCGAGATGTCCCGGCTCGGTCAACACCATAGATGTGGTTTGCATGGCAACGAATCGATGATCAATCGGTATCGGTATGAGTGTTACTATCACCCGATCGCCGCTCCCCACCCATTACCGTCCGCCATCGGCCGCACTCGCTCGCCGGGTGTTTTTTTGCCCCTGGGCGGGTGGGAGTGACATGGACGACCTTTCGGCGGCCGAACTTGAGGAGTTGAGCGACGCCATCGGACTTCCGGTCAAGGACGGCGAGATGGCCGAAGTCAGGGCGACGGTCGCGACGTTTCACGAGGAACTGGACGCGGTCGACGAGTTGCCGACAAGCGGGTCGGTGTCGCTGAGCGAGCGTCGCTGGCGCCCCCCCGACTCGAACCCCTACAACGCCATCTCGCGACGGTGTCATGTCCCGCCTGCTACGGACCACTCGGGCGACCTGTCGGGCATCGAGGTCGGTCTCAAGGAGATTATCGCCGTCGGCGGCCTCCCCATGGAGTGTGGCTCGGCGACGATGGCGGGATACGTTCCGCGAACGGACGCGACGGTCGTCGAGCGCCTCCGGGAGGCAGGCGGCACTATCACGACGACGCTCGCGCTCGACGAGTTCGCCGGCAGCGCCAGCGGCACCACCGGCGTCGATGGACCGGTCAGGAACCCCCACGACCCCGAACGGACCGCCGGCGGGTCGTCCGGCGGGAGCGCGGTCGCGGTCGCCATCGACGACGTCGACGTGGCCCTAGGGACCGACACCGGTGGATCGGTCCGCATTCCGGCGTCGTTCTGTGGCATTGTGGGGCTGAAACCGTCCTATGGGCTGATCCCGTTGACGGGTGTCGGAGAGAACACGTACACGCTCGACCACGTCGGCACGTTCGCGGAAACGGTGTCGACGACGGCGAGGATCCTCGACGTGCTGGCGGGGGCCGACGACGCCGATCCGGCGAGCCTACAGGCGGCCGGACGAGCGGGATACCGGATCGGCGACTACGAGAGCGCGGTCGAGGCGGAGAGCGTCGAGAACGTGACCGTCGGCGTCCTCAAAGAAGGGTTTGGTGACGGCGTCTCATCGGTCGTCGCCGAGCACACGTTGGGGACCATCGACGAACTCGAAGCCGACGGCGTCACTGTCGAGTCGGTGTCCGTCGACCACTTCTCGGCCGGGAAGGCCGTCAAGAATCTCCTCAGTCTCACCGAACTCGCGACGCTGTGGCGCGACGGTGGCGTGCCGTACCGACGAGCGAGCGTCGTTGACGACGGCTACCAGGCGGCATTCGCGGCTCGATCGCGCGCCTTGGGGAGGAAGCTCAGTACGTGGTACAAGAGCAAACTGCTCGCCGGGGCCGCCCTCGTCGAACGCGACTACGGACTGCGGTACGGGCGGGCGCAGGCGGCCCGCGATCTGCTCGCGCGCGAACTTGACGACGCCCTCGACGGCGTCGACTGTCTGGTACTCCCGACGATGCCCGAGACGGCCCCGCGTATCGCGGACGCGCCATCCCCGGATTTCGACTACGCTCGGAACACGCGCCTGGCGAACATCACTCGCGCACCGGCGCTCACGCTCCCGAACGGAACCGTCGACGACCTCCCGGTCGGGCTACAGCTCCTGGCCGGGGAGTTCGAGGAGCGGACGTTGCTCCGCGTCGCCTCCTACGTCGAATCCCGGCTGGCGTAACTCACTGTTCATCGGTCGCGCCGAGGGCGTTCCGGAGGCGCGCTATCTTCCGGTCGCGGCGATGAACGACGGTCTCCAGCGACTCATCGTAGTCGTAGAACCCCGCGCCGGCGTCGACGCCCTCCCGCCCGGCCGTCAGAAGCTCGTCAAACCGCTCGCTCGGCGTCTGCCGCGCGGAGAGTTCCGGGTACAACTCCTCGCCGATAGTCTCGAACAAGTCAACTCCCGAGATGTCGACGGTCTCGAACGGGCCGACGGTGGCGGTCCGCAGCGCGTACCCGTCACGGACGGCGGCGTCGACCGCTTCGACGGACGCAATTCCTTCGTCGACGATGTGTATACACTCCCTGAGCACCGCAAACTGGATGCGGTTCCAGACGAACCCCGCCGCGTCCCGTTGGAGCCGGATGGGCGTCCGGTCAACCGACTTGACGAGACTCTCCAGTTCGTCCACCGTCGCGTCGCTCGTCTCCTCGCCCGGGACGAGTTCGACCAGCGGCATGATGTATGGAGGGTTCCACCAGTGGCAGCCGACAATTCGCTCGGCGTACCGCTCCGCCCCGGCCGCGATGTCGGTGATGCGCAACCCCGAGGTGTTCGACGCCAGTATTGCGGTGTCGGGAGCGGCTTCTCCGATGGACCGGAACAGCTCCCGTTTCACGGCGAGGTCCTCCGAGACGGACTCAACGACGAGCTCGGCTGACGAGACGCCCGCCTCCCGGTCCAACGTGAACTCGATTCGCTCCAGTAACGCCTCGGCCGTCGTCTCGGCGCACGACTCCTTGGAAAGCAATTCGGCTGCGTCGACGATTCTCTCGATGGCGTCGTCGAGGTTGGACTGGCGGTGGTCTACGAGCGTCACCGGGTGGCCGTGACGCGCAAACTGGACCGCGAGTCCCGCGCCCATTGTTCCGGAACCAACGACCGAGACGGTGGTCTGTGAACTCATATTTTGACACTCCCGCCGGGAGGCTTAAAACTGGAGGTCGAGACTGACCGACAGCGGGCGACGGCTCACTCCGCGCCGTGATCGAGCAGTCGTCGCTGTTCCTCAACGACGGGCCGGTCAACGAACGTCCCCTCGAAATAGACGACTCCGGCGTCGGCCGCCTCGAAGGCGTCTACAAGGCGACGTGCCCGGTCGAGTTCGCGTTCGGTCGGCGCGAACCCCTCGTTGACGTTCGGTATCTGTGACTCCGCAATGGCCATCTTGCCGTCGAACCCAATCTGTCGGGCCTCCTTGGTTTCCGCGCGGAGGCCGGCGTCGTTCTCTCTATCGAGGAAAACGGTGTCGAGCGCGCGACAGCCGACCGCGCTGGCGGCCATCGAGATGAGGTAGCGCGGGAGGTAGACGTCTGCGTTCGAGTCGAGAGCCGACATCCCGATGTTCATCCGGAAGTCAACGGATCCGAACGCGAGCATGATCGTTCGCTCGCTCGCGCCCGCGATTTCGTGGACGCGGAACACGGCCTCGGGGCGTTCGATGAGCGGGACGAGACCGATATCCGACGATGCCGAATCGAGTTTGTCAGTGACTATCTGCACCTCCGTCGCGCTGCGGACATCGGGGACGACAATCGCCTCAGGGACGGCTGCACAGTCGATGAGGGCCTCAACATCAGCCATCACAAATTCGGTGTCGAGGCCGTTGACTCGGACGTACAGCGTTGGGTCGTCCGCCGACCACTCTTCGACGGTTCGTACGGTGGTATGGCGTGCCGACGCTTTCGCGGATTTCAGGACGGTATCTTCAAGATCGACGATGATGGCGTCCGTGCCGGATTGCTTCGCTGACTCGATCGCGTCTTCGTCATCGCCGGGGACGAACAGGTGGCTTCGGTCGCTCATCGGTCGTCCTGTAGTCGGCGCAGGTGGTAAATGAACGAGTCGGTCTCTACGTCCACATCGTCGTAGGTGAGTATCGCGTCGCGATCGACCGGTTCCGTCACAGTCGCGCCGTCAAGTAGTTCGAACGGAATGTGGCCCGACTCGTCGACAGTCGTGGCGTCCTCGAGGACGCCGTAGATAGTATACCCGCCGCCGCCGTCGAGATCCTCGCCAGGCTCGAGTGGCTGTTTCGCCCGCGCGACCACCTCGCCTACTCGGTGGTACGACGCGCCGGTCGGCTCGTCGTACAGGACGGCGTTGGCGATGCTAATGGTCGTTTCCGCTCCAGGGAGGTGGTATGGGCGATAGAAAACCTGGTAATCGCCATCGTCGGAGACGTAGAACCCCGTTCCAGCGTTCTCCTCCAAGTAGGCCCGGGTACGCTCGGTCGGCGTCGTCGTGACAACGAAGACGCCGAAGCTGATGTCGCGGGTGACGCTCGATCCGTCGGGGTGCAACGAACTCACGGTCTCGACCACGCCCATGTCGTCAAGCAGACCGCCGTCAGACTTCGGGCGCAAGAGGTTTGGTATCTCAGGTATCTCCGCGGTCGGGAGGTGCATCCCTGTCCTGTCCGGGCGCAGGCCCGTCGCGTTGGCAACGGCACACATCTCGACAGCGACCTTCGTCCCGTCGAGGAAGGAGTTGTACATCCGTGCGTTCAGGTCGTGGGAGTCAACGAACGCCTCATCCAAGTCAAGACGGTCGAACACGTCGTCGGGCGTGCCGTGCCGGTACTCCTCCAGGTACGCGTTGCCTTTCCCCGCAGCCACGATGTCGAGACCGACGCTCTCGGCCCAGTCGCACAGTTCGACGATGAGTGCGGGTTGATCGCCGTACGCCATCGAATAGACGACGCCGCACTGTTCGGCCAGTTCTGTGAGAATCGGGCCGACCACGGAATCTGCCTCGACCGTCGCCATCACGACGTGCGTGTCGTTCACGATGGCGTCGTACGCATGGCGAGCACCAAGGTTCGGGATGCCGGTCGCCTCGACGACGACATCGAGGTCCATCTGCACTAGGTCCAGACCGTCGTCGAGGATCGTTCGTTCGTCGGCGGTAATGGCCTCGTTAGCGTCTCTAGGCGTCTGAGCGGTGACGACGGTGCGTTCGTCGACGCCAGCGGCGCGGTACGTCTCGGCTGCCTTCTCAGCGTTGACGTCCGCGATGGCTGCCGTCCGCATCCCCGGCACGCGCTCGATCTGGGCAACGGTGTTGCTGCCGAACAGTCCCGCCCCGATGACTCCGACCCGGACTGGTGACTCTCGATCAGCGAGCTTTCGCGATGTGTTTAGCATCGCTAGCTTTGTTTTTCGGTGGCCTACTAAGTGTGACGCAAACTGGCATAGAGTGTCCAGAGTCGAATAGTGCCGCCACCAAGGCTCTTGCCGCGAGATTCGATAACCACGTTTATTTTTGGCCGCTTTGGGGGCGTCTCCCGCTGGGGATACCCCTTTGTCAAATCCTGCTTATCGGAGAACATTTGTACATCGTCACGGAGGGGTGGTGCAGTATTGAGATGTGATCCTCTGTTAAATCTCAGATCTTCAGGGGTGGGGGATTGCACTGCCACGGGTCTATTGAATCCGCAGAAGGCGAGGGGATTCACGACTTGAGGGCCTGTTCGACGTTGTAGACGGCAGCGGTGAGCGAGATTTCACGAAATTGGCGATACCACGCTCGCGCTCGGACGGCGGAGCCGTACGAGCGCTTGATCACCGAGTTCACGCACTCGCAGATCGATCGTTGATGATAGCGTTCGCTCTCGATCCGCGCGTTGTGCGCGTGATCGTAGGGCGCGAAGACACGGTGTTTGATCAGCGAACGGACGCCTTCGGCCCAGAGAGCCTCGCGGAAGCTCATGTCGTCGTAGCCCTTGTCGGCGGCCAAACTGAGCAGGTCGCCCGCGTTCCGCAGGGCGACCTGCGGACCGACGTTCGTCCCGTTTGGCCACTTCGCACTACAGTGAACGTCGATCACCGCGCCCTGAGCGGTATCGACGAGAAACGTTGCCTGGATCGTTCTGACGTCTCGGTCACACCGCTTGAGATAGTGGCTCGACGCCTCCCGGCGGTCGAAGTAAGTGGCGTCGATGGCGGCGTGGCCTGACTGGTCGAGCAGCTCCGACTCTCGTCGGAGCAGCTCTCGCCAGACAGCCATCGGTGCGTGATCGAAAGACTTGCACAACGCCGATGGACCGATGAATTCGCCCCGTTGGAGTGCGAGCCGGGCTCGCATTCGCTCCATCTCTTCGGCCCAGTCGAGAACTTCGCTGAGCGTCGCTTCCATATGAACACGGAGGAAGTGCAGGACGGCGTGCTTCCAGCCGGCAACGGAGTTGCCGGCAGGATCGCGGATCTGCATCAGCGCTGCATCGGTGAGTTTTCGTGCGATCGAGACAGCTTGCTTGACGAAGCGGAAGAAGCCAGTTGTGCAAAAGGTCCTCTTTCGCTTCAACGCTGTCGTTCTAACGACTCAACCTGCTGCCGTCGGTGGATTCAATAGAACCCACTGCCACTAATCACACTCCTTCTCGTTCTACCGAATCAGACAAATCAACATCTGGTACAGACCTCCTGGACTTTCCGATAATTATAAGTATGCACAGCTTGGGTAGACTGTTGTTAACAATGGTGAACAGACGAGACGTACTAAAGGGCAGCGTAGGACTATCTGCGGTAGGGTTCGTAGGACTTAGTGGTTGTACGGGCAGTAGCGGCGGAGGGAACAGTAGCGGCGGAGGGAACAGTAGCGGCGGAGGGAACAGTAGCGGTGGAGGGAACAGTAGCGGTGGAGGGAACAGTAGCGGTGGAGGGACTATCCGAGCTGCGACGGTGTTCAACCAGGATCATATCCAAGCACGAATACTCAAGCGGGGAGTAAACAACTTCATCGAGACCGCCGAGGGCGACTACAGCCTGGACCTCCTCGCCGGTTCCATCGGGGGAGAAGAGGACCAGATGGAGGCCGCTGCGAGCGGGAACGTCGACATCCACAGCACGAGCTACGGTGGCCTCACCAACCGATACGCTTCCGGCTATGGGTTCCTCTCGGCACCGTTTGTTGCACAGAGCTGGGAACACCTCCAGGCGATGGAGAAAGAGTACGTGGAGGGTGAGAATGGACTGAATAGCGTACTCTCTGAGGAAGGAGGCCAGCGGGTCATCCGAGCGGCGTACCGCGGCGTCCGTCACACCACGTCGAACAAGCCGGTCAAGTCACCAAAGGATCTCCAGGGTGTCCCAATGCGGATGCCGGAGATCAGTTCGTGGATCGCCCCTTGGAAGACCATCGGCGTCGATGTCACACCCGTCCAAGCCGACGAACTGTACTCCGGTCTACAGACCGGCGTTGTCGAGGCGTCGGAGGGCCCGATCGGTCAGTTCGTCGATTTCAGCCTCTACGAGGTCCAGTCGCACTTTTCGAAGACCGGGCACATGATTCAGGCGTACCCGCAGGTCGTCAGCACGTCGTTCTGGGACGGGCTCTCGGACAGCGAGAAGGAGACGTTCAATACGGCCGTCGACGACGCGGTCAACTGGGGGTACGAGACCATCCAGAGCGAGTTCGAGGACCTGACGCAGATGGTCCAGGAGGAGCACGATACTACGGTTATTCCCGCCGATGAGGTTGACCAGCAGGCGTTCCAAGAGACCGCCGCCCCGGAGATCAGACGTCTATTCGAGGAGAACTGGAACACAAGCTACGACGACGTACAGAGCCTGGTATAACTTACCGACCGCGAGTCCACCACAACCATTGACATCACATAACATCCTTGAGAAGGTTCACACGATGCTGGAGATCGTTGGCGTCGCGCTCGTCGCCGTCATCGGCGTCACAGTAACCCTCCGGGTCGCCTCACGTCCGCTCGACTTCCTTCCCGACCTCCTCTGGACCGGCGAAATCGCTCGCTACAGTCTCGTCCTCCTCACCATCGTCGGCATCCCTTACGCGATGCGAACGAACGACCACATCTCCATCCGACCCTTGCTGAAGTCCTTTTCCGGGAATTACCAGACAGTTCTATTCATGGTGACGAACGTCCTCATCACGGTGTTCTGTCTCTTCATCGCCTACTCGTCGTTCGTCGTCTCCAGGCGAACGCTAGGCAACCCGCTGCCGACGGTCAGGTGGCTGAACTACGGGTACGTCAACCTCGTCATGGTCGTGATGTTTCTCCTGACGGCGGTCTACACCACCAATGACACGCGGGGCCTCTGGCGGGAGTATCGGACACCGAATCATGAGGAGACGGAAACCTCAGAGGCCAGCACGGAGGCTCGTCGATGAGCGGCGAGATACTACTGGCGCTGGCCTTCCTAGTTGTCCTCCTATCCCTCTATCTGCTGGGAGTACACGTCGCGTTCGCCATCGGCATCTCGTCGGTAGTGATTATGCTGTTGCCGTTCGGTCCCGGGTTTAATGTGCAAATCGTCGCCCAGCGTTTCTACACGGGGTTGAACAGCTTTATCCTCATCGCCGTCCCGTTCTTCCTGCTCGCGGGACGCATAATGAACGAGGTTGGGATGACCGAGGACATCTTCGACTTCGCCGAGGAACTCGTCGGACCCGTTCCAGGCGGACTAGGACACGTCAACGTCGTCGTCAGTATGATATTCTCCGGGATGAGCGGCTCGGCCGTCGCCGATGCCGCCGGTCTTGGCGTCATCGAGTATCGCTCGATGGTGGACCGGGGGTACGACGAAAACTTCGCCGCGGGCATCACAGGCGCCTCCTCAACCATCGGCCCAATCATCCCCCCGAGCATCCCCATCATTGTCTACGGCGTTCTCGCGAACGTTTCTATCGGTGCCTTGTTTATCGCAGGGGTGGTTCCAGGTCTGCTGATGGGGCTCAGTCTGATGGGGATGGTACTTATCCTGAGTTTCCGTGGTGAAGACATCGGCACCGTTCAATCGTACGATCTTGGACGGCTCGGTCGAACGTTCCTCCGTTCGATTCCCGCTCTCATTACGCCTGTAATCATCGTGGGGGGAATCCTGACGGGAATGTTCACGCCAACTGAGGCTGCTATCGTCGCGACAATCTACGCGCTGGCGGTCGGGTTCTTCTACTATCGAAGTCTGAGTTTTTCGTCGCTCTACAAGACCACTCAGAAGACATTCCTTGACACAGCTGTTCTGCTGTTCATCATCGGCATTGCGAACCTCTATGGCTATCTGCTGGTCCTCTCAGGCGTCCCTGACCTCATAGCAGGGCTACTGCTAACGGTATCGAGCGACCCGACAGTTGTCATCCTAATCCTCGCGGTAATCCTCCTGTTGCTGGGAACATTCATGGAGACGCTCGCCATCATCACTGTCATGGTGCCCATTCTCATCCCCATTTTTCCAGATATTGGAATAAATCCTCTTTCCTTCGGGATTATAATGATGGTTGTCCTGATGATAGGCATCATCACGCCACCGTTTGGTATTGCACTATTCTCGCTTGAACGGGTGACCGACAGGAAACTTGAACAGATTGTCCGGGGGGTCGCTCCGTTCTACATACCGCTAATCCTCATTGCGCTAGCGCTGATCCTCGTTCCAGACATCGTGCTTGCGCT
This portion of the Halococcus salifodinae DSM 8989 genome encodes:
- a CDS encoding FAD-dependent oxidoreductase; translation: MSSPPTETDVLIIGAGPGGYAAAIRAGQLGLDVTLADADAFGGVCLNYGCIPSKALLSAADIVHDAGHRESMGIYADPYIDWDELLEWQAGVVARLTDGVKQLCTNAGVELVDGRVRFVDEHLGGDVAL
- a CDS encoding SDR family NAD(P)-dependent oxidoreductase produces the protein MSVNKSEFDRQTALVTGGAQGIGRGIAETLASYGCTVVINDIQQARLEETAAELTDVRGDVVGLEADVSDPEEVEVLFDEIEDRFGGLDVLVNNAAIIDPAEYDEISHEGWRRVLSVNLDGVHHCCSIGAPLIAGSGGGSIINVSSIAGKRISVLAGAHYTTSKWGVIGLTKHVAEEYGPRDVRVNAICPGPIETDTMSGLNTSDRHQSVDKGDIPLRQMGDPSDIGRAVIALSSNLMSFVTGTTLVVDGGYTIR
- a CDS encoding MBL fold metallo-hydrolase, encoding MVRRLTSTVEWLSVCHPVKGHHEHVSVYLIEHDGSYVLVDSGSFHHEAQLRSAIETTTGGAGLDAILLSHSDYPHSANVSTFRAEWDDVELVASSGSPAIQGLSNARRCVIGEELNVLGRTFSFIDPPLADRSHTTWIHDDESKVLFTADGFGNYHDDECDLLSPEFDDGIPVESVYRYHAENLVWLRYVDPTKLRQALDNIFDRYEVSAVAPIHGNPILGADISDYLDRLEAAANRITAEYDVPSVDADGD
- a CDS encoding MBL fold metallo-hydrolase; this translates as MGREVLPGLHWFYEPGPDRLEMVTDGRSAPDWYEPGSAVRIPQCSYLFDGERSLLFDTLSPASREQILADLDDALDGGSLDYLVVSHPDVPHAGNASAILDEYDDITLVAPRYGNAHDLYHLDEAMHIGEGDEIDLGRFTVAFHEATFLDAPISLWMTERTHEMLLPVDWMGFPHHDADRLTCVDELDYDLTLDQLVEFHGRVLFWHQYVNVEKVQREIRQVVETYDPELVLPTHGLVIRERTTEYLELMTDVVAEIERRDRVGALGG
- a CDS encoding zinc-dependent alcohol dehydrogenase, which translates into the protein MQTTSMVLTEPGHLEPRTFELPEPVTEGALLEVEMTSVCGTDVGLYAGKSAMGTAPVVLGHEVVGRVVAGDAETLDRWGVAVGDRVVPEPYVPCRDCQNCLSGNYHMCDEDRAYGVTIPADKAPHLWGGYGEYMFLDPNSRVHDAGDVPPRAACLGTVVGNGVRWVLRKGQVTAGDSVAVVGPGAQGLASTVVASEVGARPISAFGLEADATKLSLAESIGATHTVFADRDDAVDRARDIVDGFDVVVVAAPSSPAIQLGIDVVRERGTVVLVGMSGEPVSVDLDRVVVDEISLLGGRGQALDVERAMGILERNAESIGRINSHVLSVADAETAIKRQLPGEAHNPDLVHAALVPDDPGAVDS
- a CDS encoding amidase family protein, whose protein sequence is MDDLSAAELEELSDAIGLPVKDGEMAEVRATVATFHEELDAVDELPTSGSVSLSERRWRPPDSNPYNAISRRCHVPPATDHSGDLSGIEVGLKEIIAVGGLPMECGSATMAGYVPRTDATVVERLREAGGTITTTLALDEFAGSASGTTGVDGPVRNPHDPERTAGGSSGGSAVAVAIDDVDVALGTDTGGSVRIPASFCGIVGLKPSYGLIPLTGVGENTYTLDHVGTFAETVSTTARILDVLAGADDADPASLQAAGRAGYRIGDYESAVEAESVENVTVGVLKEGFGDGVSSVVAEHTLGTIDELEADGVTVESVSVDHFSAGKAVKNLLSLTELATLWRDGGVPYRRASVVDDGYQAAFAARSRALGRKLSTWYKSKLLAGAALVERDYGLRYGRAQAARDLLARELDDALDGVDCLVLPTMPETAPRIADAPSPDFDYARNTRLANITRAPALTLPNGTVDDLPVGLQLLAGEFEERTLLRVASYVESRLA
- a CDS encoding 3-hydroxyacyl-CoA dehydrogenase family protein; amino-acid sequence: MSSQTTVSVVGSGTMGAGLAVQFARHGHPVTLVDHRQSNLDDAIERIVDAAELLSKESCAETTAEALLERIEFTLDREAGVSSAELVVESVSEDLAVKRELFRSIGEAAPDTAILASNTSGLRITDIAAGAERYAERIVGCHWWNPPYIMPLVELVPGEETSDATVDELESLVKSVDRTPIRLQRDAAGFVWNRIQFAVLRECIHIVDEGIASVEAVDAAVRDGYALRTATVGPFETVDISGVDLFETIGEELYPELSARQTPSERFDELLTAGREGVDAGAGFYDYDESLETVVHRRDRKIARLRNALGATDEQ